One Corynebacterium matruchotii genomic window, GCTGGTGCCCACATGCTACTCATATCACATGTGCTGAGCTGGAGTTCTGGTTAGAAGCGTTCCTACACGCCACAAACCCCCAGGCAGAAAAACAGCACAATCGTTACCCCAGCTCAGCACAATTGCGACAACACACCTCACAAGCGATAGCAACCTCGAAGCCCAGTGAAACCACGTGCAAACCCCGCAAAACCACCCGAAAACCACCTTCAAACCCCACACACCACCCCGTAGCATAACTGCTGAGCTGGAGTTTAGCCACGGCCATCACACAACCCCAGGTGGCCCCAGCCGGAATAATGCCGCACAGCCACTACTCCAGCTCAGCATTCAAGCTACCACCAGCAATCAAGGGGCAATCGAGGGGGCGATCAAGGCGATCAGGACAATCAACGACTGCGGGGCAGAAAAATCATGACGATTCTGGCCGTTCACTCACACAATTCGTCCCGCTACCGTGATGGCAGCCTTGATGAATGGCATTGCACGTTCCATGCGCTCCGCAACACTACCGCTCACCACCACGGAGGGTACGTCTTCAGCCGCGGCCGCATCCACAAACCACTGGTGCATTTCATGGCGAATGTGTTCGCCATCCCGGATACCGTCTTGGACGAAGGGGATTTCATCACCAGTGATAATATACAGGTCAGCCCGGTCGCGGTTAGCGATGTTTCGCATGGTGTCGGTGACGTGCCCGAGATAGCGTCGCTGCCATTGCAGAGTGGCCCAAGCATTGGTATCACAGATAATGACACCATCACTACGAGCCGCCATGGTGTTTTCGTATTGTTGTTGTAGGACACCGATGCGATGAAAATCATCGTCGGTCCAGGTGTAGTCGGTTGTGAGGATGGATTCGGTGTAGTATCGACCCACTTCAGGAACCCATTCCACGCCCAGTTCTTCGGCAATTGCACGAGTGAGGGTGGTGGTTCCGGTGGATTCGGCGCCAACAACTACGATGCGTGCGGCAAGCCCGGCGCGCACGGGATCGGAGAGGTATTGCCAGTTTCCAAAGAGGTCGGTCCGAATTTTGGTGCCGGATATGGGGTAGCGGTTTCGATTGTGGTCCACGGAAATGTGGGTAGCACCCATGTGGTAGGCCCACGTATCCCCGTAGGTTTCGCTGGTGAAGACGGCATCGGGAACGTAGTGGAGAAATTTGGTTGTGTGGGCGGCCCAGGCAATGGAATCGTCATCTTTCCCAATGTCCGGGATGACACGCAAATTGGCATCGGGGTGGACAGCGGCAAGCCAATCCCGGCGATGTTCTGCTGGGATTTTCTCACCAGGGTTGTCGACCACCAGGACATCAACGTGGTCGCTGTTTCTTAGGGCGGTGTCGATGAGATGATGGTGTCCGACGTGGGGTGGGTAGAATTTTCCGATGACAACGCTACGCGGATAGTGGTGGGTCATTTAGTTACGCACCTCCGCTGGGATTTTCTGTTTGTGCACAGTTGGTTCCGGGGTGTTTTGGTGGTTTTTCCAGTCCCACCAGCCGTAGAAGGCGTTGATGAGGAAGATGGCGTAGAGGATAGCAACGAAGGGGACATGTTTATGCCAATAGAGTCCGACAGCGATGACGTCGAGGATGATCCATAGGTACCAGGATTCGAGTTTGCGACGCATCATGAGGTATTGAGCTGCGAACGCGGTAGTGGTGGTAATGGAGTCGAGGATGGGGAAGTCGGCGGGTGTGGGGAATTGCGCTGGGAGCCAGAGGTGAATGTTGGCGATGACGAGCCCGAGGGCAATGCCGCTGACAAGGATGGCGCCGACCCACATGAGGTTGTGACTCAGGGGCATGGTGGTGATGGTGACTTTATTGTGATCGTCTTTGGAGTTCGTGCGGGCGGCCCACAGGTACCAGCCGATCACTCCAGTGATGAAATAGTACACTTGTTCGGCCATGTCGGCGTAGAGGTTGATTTGGTAGAAGAGGAAGCCGAAGAGAATGACGCCAATAATGCCAATGGGCCAGGTGAGAATGTTGCGTCGGGCCGCCAGGATGACTGCAGCAAGGTTAAAAATGGTACCGGAAAGCTCCAGCCAGCTAATTTGATAACCAAGCACGTCGAAGGCGATATTTGTGACGCTGAAGAAGTCGCTGAGCATACCCCCATAGTAAGTGTCATTTTTACACTAAGTCAAGCTTTGCGGCGCCCACCCCCAGCGTCGCAAAGCAAACTACAGGGAAATAAAATTGAAAATCTCCAGCTCAGAAGAGTTAAACCGATAGAGCTTCGCCGGCCGGTGCGCCCCTTCGGCCCACATGTCACCAGTCTCGGTCACCAACCCCAGCCGCAGAAACTTCTTGCGGAAATTCCGCTTATCCACAAACCGACCCAGCACCGCCTCATAAGCCGTCTGCACCTGACTGAGCGTAAACGTCTCTCCCAATAACCCCGAAACTGCGTTCGAATAGCTTAACTTTGCGATTAACCGATCCCGCCCATACGCAATAATCTCTTGATGATCAAACGCCACCTGAGGCAATGAATCAACCGACCACAACGCATGCGTGCAATCCCCACCCGACAGCGACAGGTTATACCCACAACCCAAATACACCACACTCACCGCATGCCCACGGGGATCCCGCGCCACCGTATCTACCGTCACCAACTGCTCAAAAAACCCTAATCGCTGACCAATGTCCATCCCCACCTTGGTTTTCATCACTCGCTCCACCGCCTGCGTGGTGGTTTCCCCCGCAGCATTATAGCCCCCCGGCAACGCCCATTCACCCTGAAACGGTGGCGCCGTACGGTTGATGAGCAGGACCTTCAACTGCGCGTCTTCAACGCAAAACACCACCATGTCCACGGTGAGAGTAGGAGGGTGATAATCACTAGTGTTAGCCATAATTACTTCCAGCCTAACATTGATATCTGCTACAAATTGGCGGAAAGAATGCAGCAGAAAAATAACCACTCACCACCAAATATCGACTACCCTTAACACCGTGGCTGAGAATCTATCCAAACTGATGAGCAAGCTGTCAAAACGCGGCCCGCACCGAGTCATGGTCGGCAACCTCGACTACGTGGGATTACCGGGAAAACTCTATACCCCATCGGAGGGAAAACAATTGCCGGCCATCGCCTTTGGGCACGACTGGCTCAAAGACGTCAAGGCCTACCACGCGGCACTCCGACACTTCGCCAGTTGGGGAATCGTCGTGGTCGCCCCCAACACCGAAAAAAACTTCAACCCTAACCATCGCGGATTCGCATCCGACCTGGAGACCTGCCTGCAAATCGCCACCGGCGTCAAACTAGGCAACGGTAACGTCTCGGTCGCCCCGGGCCGCCTAGGCCTGGTGGGACATGGCATGGGGGGCGGGGCCGCCGTACTGGCCGCGGCAGGCCGACCCAATGTGGGCGCAGTCGTGGCAGCCTACCCGTCATCGGTAACCCCCAGTGCAGAAGCCGCAGCAGCCTCAGTCACCGCGCCGGGGCTCATCCTAGGCACAGGGGAATATGCGGTGCTTGATTTCGGCAATCCCGCAGCTATCGCGGCGAAATGGAAAGGCGAGGTGGCCTATCGAGAAATCACCGGTGCCGACCAAAGTGCTTTGGCCCACGACCCTGTGGCGAAACTCTTGACTGGCCAGGGCACGAAGGCGAACGTTCGAGAGAAGGTGTGTGGGCTCATCACCGGCTTCCTGTTGGCTACCTTGGGGTCGGATAAAAAGTACCAGGGTTTTACCGCAGCCAACGCCTATGCGAAGAATCCAGTGCCATTCCGTCACACCGCCGATGTGGTGTCGTTCACCGGCTCGAAGCTGCTGGAAAAAGCCGACTTTGCCCAGACGTCATCGACGTAGAATTCCCTTCACTCGACCCCGATGCCGCCGCACCGCACCGCTTTTCGACGTGCCCACCTCCGGTTTCGGCAGTGAGACTCGCTGTTGGGCTTGTATTTCATCGGTGACCATTGCTAGCGATCGCTCAAACTCGGCCATTTGCCTGGCGGTTTCCTGCCGAAATTGATCCACAAACTCCTGATAATCCATCATGACCATGCACCCGCCTTATGCGGTTGAAAACCAACCCGTGGCGGCACCGGCGGGTCCTGTGGTGGCGCTGGCGTTGGTGGAACGCATTGCTGTACCTCTATGGGCATGACCACCTGTGGTGGGTCAGGTGTGGGGTCGGGTTCGGGTGCGGCCTCGGGGATGGGAGCGGGATCAGGGACGGGGTCAGGTGTGGGATCGGGGACTGCTTCAGGCGCGGGGGCCTCGCTAGTCGCTAACGCCTGCCCCCCACCATCGTCCGAGACGGCTATCGTCTCCCCCGTATTTACCCCCGACGTCTCCGGTGTGGCTGGCACCGGCTGCGCAGTAATCACACCAGCATCACGCATTGGGATGGCTGGGTCGGGCTCAAACCCGCCAAAGGCCTGATGGGCTTGATGCAACCCGGCCTCCAGTCCAGCTTGCAACCCCAACTGCACCTCCGCCCGCAATTCCGCCACCATCTGTCCCATATCAGGCACTTCACCGGCGTCGTTCCCACCACGGAAGCCGGCATTACCGATGCTGCCCATACCCACGGATGCAGGCCGGGTGGCAGCTCCATCATGCATCTGATCCAACACATTCACATGCCCATGGAGTACTTTGTCAATCCCACAATTACGCTGCTCATACACACCGCACGACCCAGTAATAGCATGGTCGATGGCCGCGCCGCCTAACGCCACTAACTTCATAAATTGGTGGGGGTTATTCGCTGAATCGATGCCACCTAACACCTCACATACCTTATCCACGCTGCTGGCAGCCTGCGTCGCCATCTGTTCGCATGAATGTTCAGCTTCCTGCCCCATGGTGGTAATGGCGGCAGCTGCCGCATGAGCATCCGACACCACGGTGTTTATCGTTTCGGCATGTCGAGCCCAATCATCCACTAACCGGAAAATCCCCTGGATAAGCTCGTGTCCAGCGAAATCTCCGATGGCGTTTGTCAGACCGG contains:
- a CDS encoding dienelactone hydrolase family protein, with translation MAENLSKLMSKLSKRGPHRVMVGNLDYVGLPGKLYTPSEGKQLPAIAFGHDWLKDVKAYHAALRHFASWGIVVVAPNTEKNFNPNHRGFASDLETCLQIATGVKLGNGNVSVAPGRLGLVGHGMGGGAAVLAAAGRPNVGAVVAAYPSSVTPSAEAAAASVTAPGLILGTGEYAVLDFGNPAAIAAKWKGEVAYREITGADQSALAHDPVAKLLTGQGTKANVREKVCGLITGFLLATLGSDKKYQGFTAANAYAKNPVPFRHTADVVSFTGSKLLEKADFAQTSST
- a CDS encoding AAA family ATPase, which produces MTHHYPRSVVIGKFYPPHVGHHHLIDTALRNSDHVDVLVVDNPGEKIPAEHRRDWLAAVHPDANLRVIPDIGKDDDSIAWAAHTTKFLHYVPDAVFTSETYGDTWAYHMGATHISVDHNRNRYPISGTKIRTDLFGNWQYLSDPVRAGLAARIVVVGAESTGTTTLTRAIAEELGVEWVPEVGRYYTESILTTDYTWTDDDFHRIGVLQQQYENTMAARSDGVIICDTNAWATLQWQRRYLGHVTDTMRNIANRDRADLYIITGDEIPFVQDGIRDGEHIRHEMHQWFVDAAAAEDVPSVVVSGSVAERMERAMPFIKAAITVAGRIV
- the pnuC gene encoding nicotinamide riboside transporter PnuC — its product is MLSDFFSVTNIAFDVLGYQISWLELSGTIFNLAAVILAARRNILTWPIGIIGVILFGFLFYQINLYADMAEQVYYFITGVIGWYLWAARTNSKDDHNKVTITTMPLSHNLMWVGAILVSGIALGLVIANIHLWLPAQFPTPADFPILDSITTTTAFAAQYLMMRRKLESWYLWIILDVIAVGLYWHKHVPFVAILYAIFLINAFYGWWDWKNHQNTPEPTVHKQKIPAEVRN
- a CDS encoding NUDIX hydrolase — encoded protein: MANTSDYHPPTLTVDMVVFCVEDAQLKVLLINRTAPPFQGEWALPGGYNAAGETTTQAVERVMKTKVGMDIGQRLGFFEQLVTVDTVARDPRGHAVSVVYLGCGYNLSLSGGDCTHALWSVDSLPQVAFDHQEIIAYGRDRLIAKLSYSNAVSGLLGETFTLSQVQTAYEAVLGRFVDKRNFRKKFLRLGLVTETGDMWAEGAHRPAKLYRFNSSELEIFNFISL